One window from the genome of Nicotiana sylvestris chromosome 9, ASM39365v2, whole genome shotgun sequence encodes:
- the LOC138878281 gene encoding uncharacterized protein translates to MGLANVDQNRAEETLEEGLGVVPKPQVKKLYDQAFSKLHDELSCHEEELEKLTSELNELKVSSAPKEEELSDLRASLEGVHQERTRFAGQIGKKDALVGQLQEEVAANDTKILELKRQNEVVSSEKDLLRGERHAFEKASAKGVDLSAEIEKARTLEEESAPSTTSDEDSGSDSDGSEVMAATPKSIHQEEESFTSASHSVGGTPSASGIGGFYKMRPCPLGEEEGSSASGPRNDNKRKESSQDEGDHSEKSSARRLKEDVSAEFTAPEASSLGKMVPSLPPSSFSVEVTLRDKDFLPPSSSPVKGTSRDIDFLPPSLSPVEVDQARYECNELRAQIDAQVAAKKNALAKTSALEVQLRNAHENSSVQMSRIVMLESGLLKMKVEVMDARAEVEEIRAKADKKVVVYLKNATNAQAELRGASDWESRSNEYAWCKYRRESLEEIHTRGFDLLEEIEHAKADEYNAKFLVSDAEDNEGEADGAAVPKGKIG, encoded by the exons ATGGGGTTGGCCAATGTGGACCAGAATCGCGCTGAGGAGACCCTTGAGGAGGGTTTGGGCGTAGTCCCCAAGCCTCAA GTCAAGAAATTGTATGACCAAGCCTTTTCTAAGCTTCACGATGAGCTCTCATGCCATGAGGAGGAGCTCGAAAAGCTCACCTCAGAGCTAAATGAGTTGAAGGTTTCCTCTGCCCCAAAGGAAGAGGAGTTGAGTGATCTTCGAGCAAGTCTGGAGGGCGTGCACCAGGAACGAACTAGATTTGCTGGGCAG ATAGGGAAAAAGGATGCCCTGGTGGGGCAACTTCAAGAAGAGGTTGCAGCCAATGATACGAAGATCCTCGAGCTAAAAAGGCAGAATGAGGTCGTGAGCTCAGAGAAAGACCTTTTGCGAGGAGA GAGGCATGCCTTCGAGAAAGCAAGTGCCAAAGGTGTCGATCTCTCTGCTGAGATTGAGAAAGCCAGAACCTTGGAGGAAGAATCAGCACCTTCAACTACTTCAGATGAGGATTCTGGAAGTGATTCAGACGGTAGTGAGG TTATGGCTGCTACGCCAAAATCCATTCACCAAGAAGAGGAGAGTTTCACCTCTGCTTCTCACTCGGTTGGTGGTACACCATCGGCGTCCG GCATTGGAGGATTTTATAAGATGAGACCGTGTCCCCTTGGAGAGGAGGAAGGATCATCGGCTTCGGGGCCGAGGAAtgataacaaacggaaggaatccTCGCAGGACGAGGGTGACCATAGCGAGAAAAGCTCTGCTCGGAGGCTCAAAGAAGATGTATCGGCTGAGTTTACAGCACCTGAGGCTTCTAGCCTGGGAAAAATGGTTCCTTCTTTGCCGCCGTCTTCTTTTTCCGTCGAAGTTACTTTGAGGGATAAGGATTTTCTGCCCCCATCTTCTTCTCCTGTCAAAGGTACTTCAAGGGATATAGATTTTTTGCCGCCGTCTTTatctcccgtcgaag TTGATCAAGCCAGATATGAGTGTaatgagctaagggctcagatagatgcccaagttgcggccaagaagaatgctttggctAAGACTTCTGCCCTCGAGGTGCAACTCCGTAATGCTCATGAAAATAGCTCAGTTCAGATGAGTAGGATTGTAATGCTTGAATCTGGCCTTTTGAAAATGAAGGTCGAGGTCATGGACGCCCGGGCTGAAGTTGAAGAGATTCGAGctaaggctgataagaaagtgGTCGTCTATTTAAAAAACGCTACCAATGCTCAAGCTGAGTTAAGAGGGGCTTCTGATTGGGAGAGCAGAAGCAATGAATATGCCTGGTGCAAATATCGGAGGGAAAGCCTCGAGGAGATCCATACTAGGGGCTTTGATCTCTTGGAAGAGATAGAGCATGCCAAGGCGGATGAATACAATGCCAAGTTCCTGGTATCTGATGCCGAAGATAATGAGGGAGAGGCCGATGGGGCCGCAGTCCCCAAGGGGAAAATAGGCTAG